CACGGCAGCGTGCTCGTTGCTGGATGACGGCACGTTAGAGTCTTACCAGGCTGAAGTGGTGAACGACTCGTTTGCCTGGTTCAATCGGTGCTTACCCTGTCCGCCGTTTCATGCCGGCAGCTGGTCGCGCAGCGCCGTCTGCTGGTTTCGACCGACGGCGAAGGAGCCGATTGCACGGATGTGGGATCTGGTTGCCGTGCTGAAGGATCACGATCTTCGTGTGAGAGTTATCCGCACGGAGTTTCCCGGGCGAATTGTCTATCAAGATCCGTTTCAGATTGTAGCCGAGACACCGCGGCCGAGTGGAATCCGTCGACGCCATCAGCCGCGCAAGCTTGCGCAGTGCTGAGGAACGCAAACGATAACTGCTGCTTGCGTGAGGCCAACCCTAGTCCGACCACGCCAAGTAGGACTAAAAAACATCAACATCATTTAATTTACAAGTAATCACTAGATAGTCATAAATAAATCAGCTGTATTGGCAATCTGGTGGAGAAGTGTGCCTGCGCGACGCGTGGCAGTTCGCGCGCGAAGAGGGCTGTTTCGTGGCTTGCCTGGAAACTTTCCGATCTCGGAGAGATGTGCCACTGAGGTTTATCAACAAACAGGATGATTTCAGCATTGCCAAATTGGGCGCAATTCGTTGTCGTCAAACAGTTTGCAGGTGATGCACGCAAAAGGGGGGTGTTGATAAACCTTGCCCCGCGGCGAACCGGCAGGAAGGCGAATGCCGGGCGTGAATCAGCCCGGCACGACGATCTGCAGCGAGTGGCCGTCCGTGCGATTCGCTGCTGCCGAGAGGAGAATCTCGAAATAGGTCGTGTGATTTTCCCCTTCGCCAAAGGGGACGTGCTCGTGCACGATGATGAGCGCGCCATGTTCCGGCAATGACGCCAGATATTCGCGGAGGGACTCTTCAAAGGCGTCCCAATTGCGGCGGAAGTAACGGGGAAAATGGAGCGCATCGGCGAACAGGCGCAAGAGGGTGTCTTTGCTGCGCACGCTGCGCGGCACCCAGACGACGCGATTCCGTGGATTCGTCCGGGCTTCTGCGGCGAAGGCTCGTGGGTCTTCGACCGGCAGGATTTCCGGCGTGGGGTGATCGGCTGAAGATGCTTCGTCGGCGGTCATCGTTTATTTCTTTCCCGCGGGTTGATCGAGCCGCTCGAAGGTTTCGTAATGATCGGGCGTGTAATAGAGTTCACCTTGTTCGCCAGTAACAATGCGCTGCGGACCAGGTCCGCGCTGCTTGGGGGTGGGATGGACCCACTCGTGATAGTAGCCACTGGGCTGCTTGGGCAAGCGCTTCTCGCGATTTTGAAACACGCTCCCGTCGTTGACATGACTGCCGTAGTCGCGGCGTTCGATCCGCGCCAAAGTCTCGCTCAGGTCAATATTGCCCCGATAGATCACGCTGCCATCTTGGTTCCGAATGACAACGTTCTTGATAAGCGTCTTGACTGCCGGCTGACTTGGCGCTCGATCGACGGTACTTTCTGCCGGAAGATCCGCAGACTTTGTGGTCAGCTTCTTCGCGGGCAATACGACAACTTCAGGATCGCCGGTTTGCGCTGCTGGCGTTTGCTCGGCAGCAGGGTCCACTTGTTTCGCCCGCTCGCGCGAAAAGTAAATGAATGCCGCCACCACACACAGGCTGACAATCAGCCTGATGAGTTTGGAACTAGCGCCGGCCGTGGGTCGCGGCTGCGATCCTGGGAGAGATGATTTCATAACGACTCGGGGAATAAAGGGAGCAATCGCGGGCGATTCAGTTCGTCGCCAAGTTGCTTGACCAGCTTAAAGGTGCATCATACAACGCGGGGCAGCTTTTCTTCTATCCGGCTGTATTGGCACGAGGCGGAAATGGACGACTTTCCCGTGATTGTTGAAGTAATACCCAAGCCAGATTTAGGCATAAGCTCCAGAATGTCGTACGTGCAGTGGTTCGTTGAGGTCGTCGGTACGCCCACGCTATTGCTGTTATTTGTTGCCACCATTGTGGCGTTAGGCTTGATCGTACTCTTGCGCTTTCGAGGGCGCGGATCGGCAGCTTCTACGGCCGTATTGCTGCTGATGACATTGCCACTCCTGGTTGGCACCTTTGCTTTCCTCGCCGCAACTTCCATTTCGCTAAGAATCGTTGCCGTAGCAGGAGAGACATCGGACGCCATGGCGTGGTTTGCTTATGGGGCGACGACGGCCATGTTGTCGGCAAATTGCTT
Above is a window of Anatilimnocola aggregata DNA encoding:
- a CDS encoding ribonuclease domain-containing protein, giving the protein MKSSLPGSQPRPTAGASSKLIRLIVSLCVVAAFIYFSRERAKQVDPAAEQTPAAQTGDPEVVVLPAKKLTTKSADLPAESTVDRAPSQPAVKTLIKNVVIRNQDGSVIYRGNIDLSETLARIERRDYGSHVNDGSVFQNREKRLPKQPSGYYHEWVHPTPKQRGPGPQRIVTGEQGELYYTPDHYETFERLDQPAGKK
- a CDS encoding barstar family protein, with the protein product MTADEASSADHPTPEILPVEDPRAFAAEARTNPRNRVVWVPRSVRSKDTLLRLFADALHFPRYFRRNWDAFEESLREYLASLPEHGALIIVHEHVPFGEGENHTTYFEILLSAAANRTDGHSLQIVVPG